In a genomic window of Chaetodon auriga isolate fChaAug3 chromosome 1, fChaAug3.hap1, whole genome shotgun sequence:
- the tead1b gene encoding transcriptional enhancer factor TEF-1 isoform X5, giving the protein MERMSDSADKPVDNDAEGVWSPDIEQSFQEALAIYPPCGRRKIILSDEGKMYGRNELIARYIKLRTGKTRTRKQVSSHIQVLARRKSREFHSKLKVTSMDQAVKDKALQSMASMSSAQIVSATAIHNKLGLPGIPRPAFPGAGLWQGMISTGQPGSSQDIKPFTQQAYPIQPAVTTAISSYEPTAAPAPTAPAWQGRSIGTSKLRLVEFSAFLEQQRDPDSYNKHLFVHIGQTNHSYSDALLESVDIRQIYDKFPEKKGGLKELYGKGPQNSFFLIKFWADLNCNIQDDTGSFYGVTSQYESSENMTITCSTKVCSFGKQVVEKVETEYARFENGRFVYRISRSPMCEYMINFIHKLKHLPEKYMMNSVLENFTILLVVTNRDTQETLLCMACVFEVSNSEHGAQHHIYRLVKE; this is encoded by the exons ATGGAGAGGATGAGCGACTCGGCAGACAAGCCCGTAGACAATGATGCCGAGGGGGTGTGGAGCCCTGATATTGAACAGAGCTTCCAGGAGGCCCTGGCCATCTATCCTCCTTGTGGACGCAGGAAGATCATCCTTTCTGATGAGGGAAAGATGTATG GTCGAAATGAGCTGATAGCCAGATACATCAAGCTTCGGACCGGGAAGACGAGGACTCGGAAGCAG GTGTCTAGTCACATTCAGGTTCTTGCCAGAAGGAAATCTCGTGAGTTTCATTCCAAGCTAAAG gTTACAAGTATG GACCAAGCAGTGAAGGACAAAGCGCTCCAGAGCATGGCCTCCATGTCCTCGGCTCAGATCGTCTCTGCCACGGCTATTCACAACAAGCTCGGACTGCCAGGCATCCCGCGCCCAGCCTTCCCTGGAGCAGGG TTATGGCAGGGCATGATATCGACTGGTCAGCCAGGATCCTCACAAGA tatAAAGCCTTTCACCCAGCAAGCCTATCCCATCCAGCCAGCAGTCACAACAGCCATTTCAA GCTACGAGcccacagcagctccagctcccaCGGCACCCGCATGGCAGGGCCGCTCCATCGGCACATCTAAACTCCGATTGGTGGAGTTCTCGGCCTTCCTAGAGCAACAGAGAGACCCAGACTCA tacaACAAGCACCTATTTGTACATATCGGACAGACAAATCATTCCTACAGTGACGCCCTGCTAGAGTCGGTGGACATTCGTCAGATTTATGACAAATTCccagaaaagaaaggagggcTGAAGGAGCTGTACGGAAAAGGTCCCCAGAATTCCTTCTTCCTTATAAAATTCTGG GCTGACTTGAACTGCAACATCCAGGATGACACTGGGTCTTTCTACGGAGTCACTAGTCAGTACGAGAGCTCAGAGAACATGACCATCACGTGTTCAACGAAGGTCTGCTCCTTTGGGAAGCAGGTGGTCGAGAAAGTTGAG ACTGAATATGCACGGTTTGAGAACGGACGCTTTGTCTACCGGATAAGCCGGTCTCCCATGTGTGAATACATGATCAACTTCATCCATAAGCTAAAACATCTGCCAGAGAAATACATGATGAACAGCGTGCTGGAGAACTTCACAATCTTATTG GTGGTGACGAATAGGGACACCCAGGAGACACTGCTATGTAtggcgtgtgtgtttgaagtttcAAACAGTGAGCACGGCGCCCAGCATCATATCTACAGACTGGTCAAAGAATGA
- the tead1b gene encoding transcriptional enhancer factor TEF-1 isoform X8, giving the protein MERMSDSADKPVDNDAEGVWSPDIEQSFQEALAIYPPCGRRKIILSDEGKMYGRNELIARYIKLRTGKTRTRKQVSSHIQVLARRKSREFHSKLKDQAVKDKALQSMASMSSAQIVSATAIHNKLGLPGIPRPAFPGAGLWQGMISTGQPGSSQDIKPFTQQAYPIQPAVTTAISSYEPTAAPAPTAPAWQGRSIGTSKLRLVEFSAFLEQQRDPDSYNKHLFVHIGQTNHSYSDALLESVDIRQIYDKFPEKKGGLKELYGKGPQNSFFLIKFWADLNCNIQDDTGSFYGVTSQYESSENMTITCSTKVCSFGKQVVEKVETEYARFENGRFVYRISRSPMCEYMINFIHKLKHLPEKYMMNSVLENFTILLVVTNRDTQETLLCMACVFEVSNSEHGAQHHIYRLVKE; this is encoded by the exons ATGGAGAGGATGAGCGACTCGGCAGACAAGCCCGTAGACAATGATGCCGAGGGGGTGTGGAGCCCTGATATTGAACAGAGCTTCCAGGAGGCCCTGGCCATCTATCCTCCTTGTGGACGCAGGAAGATCATCCTTTCTGATGAGGGAAAGATGTATG GTCGAAATGAGCTGATAGCCAGATACATCAAGCTTCGGACCGGGAAGACGAGGACTCGGAAGCAG GTGTCTAGTCACATTCAGGTTCTTGCCAGAAGGAAATCTCGTGAGTTTCATTCCAAGCTAAAG GACCAAGCAGTGAAGGACAAAGCGCTCCAGAGCATGGCCTCCATGTCCTCGGCTCAGATCGTCTCTGCCACGGCTATTCACAACAAGCTCGGACTGCCAGGCATCCCGCGCCCAGCCTTCCCTGGAGCAGGG TTATGGCAGGGCATGATATCGACTGGTCAGCCAGGATCCTCACAAGA tatAAAGCCTTTCACCCAGCAAGCCTATCCCATCCAGCCAGCAGTCACAACAGCCATTTCAA GCTACGAGcccacagcagctccagctcccaCGGCACCCGCATGGCAGGGCCGCTCCATCGGCACATCTAAACTCCGATTGGTGGAGTTCTCGGCCTTCCTAGAGCAACAGAGAGACCCAGACTCA tacaACAAGCACCTATTTGTACATATCGGACAGACAAATCATTCCTACAGTGACGCCCTGCTAGAGTCGGTGGACATTCGTCAGATTTATGACAAATTCccagaaaagaaaggagggcTGAAGGAGCTGTACGGAAAAGGTCCCCAGAATTCCTTCTTCCTTATAAAATTCTGG GCTGACTTGAACTGCAACATCCAGGATGACACTGGGTCTTTCTACGGAGTCACTAGTCAGTACGAGAGCTCAGAGAACATGACCATCACGTGTTCAACGAAGGTCTGCTCCTTTGGGAAGCAGGTGGTCGAGAAAGTTGAG ACTGAATATGCACGGTTTGAGAACGGACGCTTTGTCTACCGGATAAGCCGGTCTCCCATGTGTGAATACATGATCAACTTCATCCATAAGCTAAAACATCTGCCAGAGAAATACATGATGAACAGCGTGCTGGAGAACTTCACAATCTTATTG GTGGTGACGAATAGGGACACCCAGGAGACACTGCTATGTAtggcgtgtgtgtttgaagtttcAAACAGTGAGCACGGCGCCCAGCATCATATCTACAGACTGGTCAAAGAATGA
- the tead1b gene encoding transcriptional enhancer factor TEF-1 isoform X1, producing the protein MERMSDSADKPVDNDAEGVWSPDIEQSFQEALAIYPPCGRRKIILSDEGKMYGRNELIARYIKLRTGKTRTRKQVSSHIQVLARKKVREIQAAIKVRLALPSCRGLFIAMVTGSSFVFLPSPTLQVSSHIQVLARRKSREFHSKLKVTSMDQAVKDKALQSMASMSSAQIVSATAIHNKLGLPGIPRPAFPGAGLWQGMISTGQPGSSQDIKPFTQQAYPIQPAVTTAISSYEPTAAPAPTAPAWQGRSIGTSKLRLVEFSAFLEQQRDPDSYNKHLFVHIGQTNHSYSDALLESVDIRQIYDKFPEKKGGLKELYGKGPQNSFFLIKFWADLNCNIQDDTGSFYGVTSQYESSENMTITCSTKVCSFGKQVVEKVETEYARFENGRFVYRISRSPMCEYMINFIHKLKHLPEKYMMNSVLENFTILLVVTNRDTQETLLCMACVFEVSNSEHGAQHHIYRLVKE; encoded by the exons ATGGAGAGGATGAGCGACTCGGCAGACAAGCCCGTAGACAATGATGCCGAGGGGGTGTGGAGCCCTGATATTGAACAGAGCTTCCAGGAGGCCCTGGCCATCTATCCTCCTTGTGGACGCAGGAAGATCATCCTTTCTGATGAGGGAAAGATGTATG GTCGAAATGAGCTGATAGCCAGATACATCAAGCTTCGGACCGGGAAGACGAGGACTCGGAAGCAG GTGTCTAGTCACATACAGGTCTTAGCAAGAAAGAAAGTTCGAGAAATCCAAGCTGCCATTAAGGTACGTCTGGCTTTGCCCAGTTGCAGGGGGCTTTTCATTGCCATGGTTACAGgctcttcctttgttttcctcccctcccctaCCCTGCAGGTGTCTAGTCACATTCAGGTTCTTGCCAGAAGGAAATCTCGTGAGTTTCATTCCAAGCTAAAG gTTACAAGTATG GACCAAGCAGTGAAGGACAAAGCGCTCCAGAGCATGGCCTCCATGTCCTCGGCTCAGATCGTCTCTGCCACGGCTATTCACAACAAGCTCGGACTGCCAGGCATCCCGCGCCCAGCCTTCCCTGGAGCAGGG TTATGGCAGGGCATGATATCGACTGGTCAGCCAGGATCCTCACAAGA tatAAAGCCTTTCACCCAGCAAGCCTATCCCATCCAGCCAGCAGTCACAACAGCCATTTCAA GCTACGAGcccacagcagctccagctcccaCGGCACCCGCATGGCAGGGCCGCTCCATCGGCACATCTAAACTCCGATTGGTGGAGTTCTCGGCCTTCCTAGAGCAACAGAGAGACCCAGACTCA tacaACAAGCACCTATTTGTACATATCGGACAGACAAATCATTCCTACAGTGACGCCCTGCTAGAGTCGGTGGACATTCGTCAGATTTATGACAAATTCccagaaaagaaaggagggcTGAAGGAGCTGTACGGAAAAGGTCCCCAGAATTCCTTCTTCCTTATAAAATTCTGG GCTGACTTGAACTGCAACATCCAGGATGACACTGGGTCTTTCTACGGAGTCACTAGTCAGTACGAGAGCTCAGAGAACATGACCATCACGTGTTCAACGAAGGTCTGCTCCTTTGGGAAGCAGGTGGTCGAGAAAGTTGAG ACTGAATATGCACGGTTTGAGAACGGACGCTTTGTCTACCGGATAAGCCGGTCTCCCATGTGTGAATACATGATCAACTTCATCCATAAGCTAAAACATCTGCCAGAGAAATACATGATGAACAGCGTGCTGGAGAACTTCACAATCTTATTG GTGGTGACGAATAGGGACACCCAGGAGACACTGCTATGTAtggcgtgtgtgtttgaagtttcAAACAGTGAGCACGGCGCCCAGCATCATATCTACAGACTGGTCAAAGAATGA
- the tead1b gene encoding transcriptional enhancer factor TEF-1 isoform X3 has product MERMSDSADKPVDNDAEGVWSPDIEQSFQEALAIYPPCGRRKIILSDEGKMYGRNELIARYIKLRTGKTRTRKQVSSHIQVLARKKVREIQAAIKVRLALPSCRGLFIAMVTGSSFVFLPSPTLQVSSHIQVLARRKSREFHSKLKDQAVKDKALQSMASMSSAQIVSATAIHNKLGLPGIPRPAFPGAGLWQGMISTGQPGSSQDIKPFTQQAYPIQPAVTTAISSYEPTAAPAPTAPAWQGRSIGTSKLRLVEFSAFLEQQRDPDSYNKHLFVHIGQTNHSYSDALLESVDIRQIYDKFPEKKGGLKELYGKGPQNSFFLIKFWADLNCNIQDDTGSFYGVTSQYESSENMTITCSTKVCSFGKQVVEKVETEYARFENGRFVYRISRSPMCEYMINFIHKLKHLPEKYMMNSVLENFTILLVVTNRDTQETLLCMACVFEVSNSEHGAQHHIYRLVKE; this is encoded by the exons ATGGAGAGGATGAGCGACTCGGCAGACAAGCCCGTAGACAATGATGCCGAGGGGGTGTGGAGCCCTGATATTGAACAGAGCTTCCAGGAGGCCCTGGCCATCTATCCTCCTTGTGGACGCAGGAAGATCATCCTTTCTGATGAGGGAAAGATGTATG GTCGAAATGAGCTGATAGCCAGATACATCAAGCTTCGGACCGGGAAGACGAGGACTCGGAAGCAG GTGTCTAGTCACATACAGGTCTTAGCAAGAAAGAAAGTTCGAGAAATCCAAGCTGCCATTAAGGTACGTCTGGCTTTGCCCAGTTGCAGGGGGCTTTTCATTGCCATGGTTACAGgctcttcctttgttttcctcccctcccctaCCCTGCAGGTGTCTAGTCACATTCAGGTTCTTGCCAGAAGGAAATCTCGTGAGTTTCATTCCAAGCTAAAG GACCAAGCAGTGAAGGACAAAGCGCTCCAGAGCATGGCCTCCATGTCCTCGGCTCAGATCGTCTCTGCCACGGCTATTCACAACAAGCTCGGACTGCCAGGCATCCCGCGCCCAGCCTTCCCTGGAGCAGGG TTATGGCAGGGCATGATATCGACTGGTCAGCCAGGATCCTCACAAGA tatAAAGCCTTTCACCCAGCAAGCCTATCCCATCCAGCCAGCAGTCACAACAGCCATTTCAA GCTACGAGcccacagcagctccagctcccaCGGCACCCGCATGGCAGGGCCGCTCCATCGGCACATCTAAACTCCGATTGGTGGAGTTCTCGGCCTTCCTAGAGCAACAGAGAGACCCAGACTCA tacaACAAGCACCTATTTGTACATATCGGACAGACAAATCATTCCTACAGTGACGCCCTGCTAGAGTCGGTGGACATTCGTCAGATTTATGACAAATTCccagaaaagaaaggagggcTGAAGGAGCTGTACGGAAAAGGTCCCCAGAATTCCTTCTTCCTTATAAAATTCTGG GCTGACTTGAACTGCAACATCCAGGATGACACTGGGTCTTTCTACGGAGTCACTAGTCAGTACGAGAGCTCAGAGAACATGACCATCACGTGTTCAACGAAGGTCTGCTCCTTTGGGAAGCAGGTGGTCGAGAAAGTTGAG ACTGAATATGCACGGTTTGAGAACGGACGCTTTGTCTACCGGATAAGCCGGTCTCCCATGTGTGAATACATGATCAACTTCATCCATAAGCTAAAACATCTGCCAGAGAAATACATGATGAACAGCGTGCTGGAGAACTTCACAATCTTATTG GTGGTGACGAATAGGGACACCCAGGAGACACTGCTATGTAtggcgtgtgtgtttgaagtttcAAACAGTGAGCACGGCGCCCAGCATCATATCTACAGACTGGTCAAAGAATGA
- the tead1b gene encoding transcriptional enhancer factor TEF-1 isoform X4: MERMSDSADKPVDNDAEGVWSPDIEQSFQEALAIYPPCGRRKIILSDEGKMYGRNELIARYIKLRTGKTRTRKQVSSHIQVLARKKVREIQAAIKVSSHIQVLARRKSREFHSKLKVTSMDQAVKDKALQSMASMSSAQIVSATAIHNKLGLPGIPRPAFPGAGLWQGMISTGQPGSSQDIKPFTQQAYPIQPAVTTAISSYEPTAAPAPTAPAWQGRSIGTSKLRLVEFSAFLEQQRDPDSYNKHLFVHIGQTNHSYSDALLESVDIRQIYDKFPEKKGGLKELYGKGPQNSFFLIKFWADLNCNIQDDTGSFYGVTSQYESSENMTITCSTKVCSFGKQVVEKVETEYARFENGRFVYRISRSPMCEYMINFIHKLKHLPEKYMMNSVLENFTILLVVTNRDTQETLLCMACVFEVSNSEHGAQHHIYRLVKE, from the exons ATGGAGAGGATGAGCGACTCGGCAGACAAGCCCGTAGACAATGATGCCGAGGGGGTGTGGAGCCCTGATATTGAACAGAGCTTCCAGGAGGCCCTGGCCATCTATCCTCCTTGTGGACGCAGGAAGATCATCCTTTCTGATGAGGGAAAGATGTATG GTCGAAATGAGCTGATAGCCAGATACATCAAGCTTCGGACCGGGAAGACGAGGACTCGGAAGCAG GTGTCTAGTCACATACAGGTCTTAGCAAGAAAGAAAGTTCGAGAAATCCAAGCTGCCATTAAG GTGTCTAGTCACATTCAGGTTCTTGCCAGAAGGAAATCTCGTGAGTTTCATTCCAAGCTAAAG gTTACAAGTATG GACCAAGCAGTGAAGGACAAAGCGCTCCAGAGCATGGCCTCCATGTCCTCGGCTCAGATCGTCTCTGCCACGGCTATTCACAACAAGCTCGGACTGCCAGGCATCCCGCGCCCAGCCTTCCCTGGAGCAGGG TTATGGCAGGGCATGATATCGACTGGTCAGCCAGGATCCTCACAAGA tatAAAGCCTTTCACCCAGCAAGCCTATCCCATCCAGCCAGCAGTCACAACAGCCATTTCAA GCTACGAGcccacagcagctccagctcccaCGGCACCCGCATGGCAGGGCCGCTCCATCGGCACATCTAAACTCCGATTGGTGGAGTTCTCGGCCTTCCTAGAGCAACAGAGAGACCCAGACTCA tacaACAAGCACCTATTTGTACATATCGGACAGACAAATCATTCCTACAGTGACGCCCTGCTAGAGTCGGTGGACATTCGTCAGATTTATGACAAATTCccagaaaagaaaggagggcTGAAGGAGCTGTACGGAAAAGGTCCCCAGAATTCCTTCTTCCTTATAAAATTCTGG GCTGACTTGAACTGCAACATCCAGGATGACACTGGGTCTTTCTACGGAGTCACTAGTCAGTACGAGAGCTCAGAGAACATGACCATCACGTGTTCAACGAAGGTCTGCTCCTTTGGGAAGCAGGTGGTCGAGAAAGTTGAG ACTGAATATGCACGGTTTGAGAACGGACGCTTTGTCTACCGGATAAGCCGGTCTCCCATGTGTGAATACATGATCAACTTCATCCATAAGCTAAAACATCTGCCAGAGAAATACATGATGAACAGCGTGCTGGAGAACTTCACAATCTTATTG GTGGTGACGAATAGGGACACCCAGGAGACACTGCTATGTAtggcgtgtgtgtttgaagtttcAAACAGTGAGCACGGCGCCCAGCATCATATCTACAGACTGGTCAAAGAATGA
- the tead1b gene encoding transcriptional enhancer factor TEF-1 isoform X7, with amino-acid sequence MERMSDSADKPVDNDAEGVWSPDIEQSFQEALAIYPPCGRRKIILSDEGKMYGRNELIARYIKLRTGKTRTRKQVSSHIQVLARKKVREIQAAIKVTSMDQAVKDKALQSMASMSSAQIVSATAIHNKLGLPGIPRPAFPGAGLWQGMISTGQPGSSQDIKPFTQQAYPIQPAVTTAISSYEPTAAPAPTAPAWQGRSIGTSKLRLVEFSAFLEQQRDPDSYNKHLFVHIGQTNHSYSDALLESVDIRQIYDKFPEKKGGLKELYGKGPQNSFFLIKFWADLNCNIQDDTGSFYGVTSQYESSENMTITCSTKVCSFGKQVVEKVETEYARFENGRFVYRISRSPMCEYMINFIHKLKHLPEKYMMNSVLENFTILLVVTNRDTQETLLCMACVFEVSNSEHGAQHHIYRLVKE; translated from the exons ATGGAGAGGATGAGCGACTCGGCAGACAAGCCCGTAGACAATGATGCCGAGGGGGTGTGGAGCCCTGATATTGAACAGAGCTTCCAGGAGGCCCTGGCCATCTATCCTCCTTGTGGACGCAGGAAGATCATCCTTTCTGATGAGGGAAAGATGTATG GTCGAAATGAGCTGATAGCCAGATACATCAAGCTTCGGACCGGGAAGACGAGGACTCGGAAGCAG GTGTCTAGTCACATACAGGTCTTAGCAAGAAAGAAAGTTCGAGAAATCCAAGCTGCCATTAAG gTTACAAGTATG GACCAAGCAGTGAAGGACAAAGCGCTCCAGAGCATGGCCTCCATGTCCTCGGCTCAGATCGTCTCTGCCACGGCTATTCACAACAAGCTCGGACTGCCAGGCATCCCGCGCCCAGCCTTCCCTGGAGCAGGG TTATGGCAGGGCATGATATCGACTGGTCAGCCAGGATCCTCACAAGA tatAAAGCCTTTCACCCAGCAAGCCTATCCCATCCAGCCAGCAGTCACAACAGCCATTTCAA GCTACGAGcccacagcagctccagctcccaCGGCACCCGCATGGCAGGGCCGCTCCATCGGCACATCTAAACTCCGATTGGTGGAGTTCTCGGCCTTCCTAGAGCAACAGAGAGACCCAGACTCA tacaACAAGCACCTATTTGTACATATCGGACAGACAAATCATTCCTACAGTGACGCCCTGCTAGAGTCGGTGGACATTCGTCAGATTTATGACAAATTCccagaaaagaaaggagggcTGAAGGAGCTGTACGGAAAAGGTCCCCAGAATTCCTTCTTCCTTATAAAATTCTGG GCTGACTTGAACTGCAACATCCAGGATGACACTGGGTCTTTCTACGGAGTCACTAGTCAGTACGAGAGCTCAGAGAACATGACCATCACGTGTTCAACGAAGGTCTGCTCCTTTGGGAAGCAGGTGGTCGAGAAAGTTGAG ACTGAATATGCACGGTTTGAGAACGGACGCTTTGTCTACCGGATAAGCCGGTCTCCCATGTGTGAATACATGATCAACTTCATCCATAAGCTAAAACATCTGCCAGAGAAATACATGATGAACAGCGTGCTGGAGAACTTCACAATCTTATTG GTGGTGACGAATAGGGACACCCAGGAGACACTGCTATGTAtggcgtgtgtgtttgaagtttcAAACAGTGAGCACGGCGCCCAGCATCATATCTACAGACTGGTCAAAGAATGA
- the tead1b gene encoding transcriptional enhancer factor TEF-1 isoform X6: MERMSDSADKPVDNDAEGVWSPDIEQSFQEALAIYPPCGRRKIILSDEGKMYGRNELIARYIKLRTGKTRTRKQVSSHIQVLARRKSREFHSKLKVCAFLQAVKDKALQSMASMSSAQIVSATAIHNKLGLPGIPRPAFPGAGLWQGMISTGQPGSSQDIKPFTQQAYPIQPAVTTAISSYEPTAAPAPTAPAWQGRSIGTSKLRLVEFSAFLEQQRDPDSYNKHLFVHIGQTNHSYSDALLESVDIRQIYDKFPEKKGGLKELYGKGPQNSFFLIKFWADLNCNIQDDTGSFYGVTSQYESSENMTITCSTKVCSFGKQVVEKVETEYARFENGRFVYRISRSPMCEYMINFIHKLKHLPEKYMMNSVLENFTILLVVTNRDTQETLLCMACVFEVSNSEHGAQHHIYRLVKE, from the exons ATGGAGAGGATGAGCGACTCGGCAGACAAGCCCGTAGACAATGATGCCGAGGGGGTGTGGAGCCCTGATATTGAACAGAGCTTCCAGGAGGCCCTGGCCATCTATCCTCCTTGTGGACGCAGGAAGATCATCCTTTCTGATGAGGGAAAGATGTATG GTCGAAATGAGCTGATAGCCAGATACATCAAGCTTCGGACCGGGAAGACGAGGACTCGGAAGCAG GTGTCTAGTCACATTCAGGTTCTTGCCAGAAGGAAATCTCGTGAGTTTCATTCCAAGCTAAAGGTATGCGCTTTTCTG CAAGCAGTGAAGGACAAAGCGCTCCAGAGCATGGCCTCCATGTCCTCGGCTCAGATCGTCTCTGCCACGGCTATTCACAACAAGCTCGGACTGCCAGGCATCCCGCGCCCAGCCTTCCCTGGAGCAGGG TTATGGCAGGGCATGATATCGACTGGTCAGCCAGGATCCTCACAAGA tatAAAGCCTTTCACCCAGCAAGCCTATCCCATCCAGCCAGCAGTCACAACAGCCATTTCAA GCTACGAGcccacagcagctccagctcccaCGGCACCCGCATGGCAGGGCCGCTCCATCGGCACATCTAAACTCCGATTGGTGGAGTTCTCGGCCTTCCTAGAGCAACAGAGAGACCCAGACTCA tacaACAAGCACCTATTTGTACATATCGGACAGACAAATCATTCCTACAGTGACGCCCTGCTAGAGTCGGTGGACATTCGTCAGATTTATGACAAATTCccagaaaagaaaggagggcTGAAGGAGCTGTACGGAAAAGGTCCCCAGAATTCCTTCTTCCTTATAAAATTCTGG GCTGACTTGAACTGCAACATCCAGGATGACACTGGGTCTTTCTACGGAGTCACTAGTCAGTACGAGAGCTCAGAGAACATGACCATCACGTGTTCAACGAAGGTCTGCTCCTTTGGGAAGCAGGTGGTCGAGAAAGTTGAG ACTGAATATGCACGGTTTGAGAACGGACGCTTTGTCTACCGGATAAGCCGGTCTCCCATGTGTGAATACATGATCAACTTCATCCATAAGCTAAAACATCTGCCAGAGAAATACATGATGAACAGCGTGCTGGAGAACTTCACAATCTTATTG GTGGTGACGAATAGGGACACCCAGGAGACACTGCTATGTAtggcgtgtgtgtttgaagtttcAAACAGTGAGCACGGCGCCCAGCATCATATCTACAGACTGGTCAAAGAATGA
- the tead1b gene encoding transcriptional enhancer factor TEF-1 isoform X2, translating into MERMSDSADKPVDNDAEGVWSPDIEQSFQEALAIYPPCGRRKIILSDEGKMYGRNELIARYIKLRTGKTRTRKQVSSHIQVLARKKVREIQAAIKVRLALPSCRGLFIAMVTGSSFVFLPSPTLQVSSHIQVLARRKSREFHSKLKVCAFLQAVKDKALQSMASMSSAQIVSATAIHNKLGLPGIPRPAFPGAGLWQGMISTGQPGSSQDIKPFTQQAYPIQPAVTTAISSYEPTAAPAPTAPAWQGRSIGTSKLRLVEFSAFLEQQRDPDSYNKHLFVHIGQTNHSYSDALLESVDIRQIYDKFPEKKGGLKELYGKGPQNSFFLIKFWADLNCNIQDDTGSFYGVTSQYESSENMTITCSTKVCSFGKQVVEKVETEYARFENGRFVYRISRSPMCEYMINFIHKLKHLPEKYMMNSVLENFTILLVVTNRDTQETLLCMACVFEVSNSEHGAQHHIYRLVKE; encoded by the exons ATGGAGAGGATGAGCGACTCGGCAGACAAGCCCGTAGACAATGATGCCGAGGGGGTGTGGAGCCCTGATATTGAACAGAGCTTCCAGGAGGCCCTGGCCATCTATCCTCCTTGTGGACGCAGGAAGATCATCCTTTCTGATGAGGGAAAGATGTATG GTCGAAATGAGCTGATAGCCAGATACATCAAGCTTCGGACCGGGAAGACGAGGACTCGGAAGCAG GTGTCTAGTCACATACAGGTCTTAGCAAGAAAGAAAGTTCGAGAAATCCAAGCTGCCATTAAGGTACGTCTGGCTTTGCCCAGTTGCAGGGGGCTTTTCATTGCCATGGTTACAGgctcttcctttgttttcctcccctcccctaCCCTGCAGGTGTCTAGTCACATTCAGGTTCTTGCCAGAAGGAAATCTCGTGAGTTTCATTCCAAGCTAAAGGTATGCGCTTTTCTG CAAGCAGTGAAGGACAAAGCGCTCCAGAGCATGGCCTCCATGTCCTCGGCTCAGATCGTCTCTGCCACGGCTATTCACAACAAGCTCGGACTGCCAGGCATCCCGCGCCCAGCCTTCCCTGGAGCAGGG TTATGGCAGGGCATGATATCGACTGGTCAGCCAGGATCCTCACAAGA tatAAAGCCTTTCACCCAGCAAGCCTATCCCATCCAGCCAGCAGTCACAACAGCCATTTCAA GCTACGAGcccacagcagctccagctcccaCGGCACCCGCATGGCAGGGCCGCTCCATCGGCACATCTAAACTCCGATTGGTGGAGTTCTCGGCCTTCCTAGAGCAACAGAGAGACCCAGACTCA tacaACAAGCACCTATTTGTACATATCGGACAGACAAATCATTCCTACAGTGACGCCCTGCTAGAGTCGGTGGACATTCGTCAGATTTATGACAAATTCccagaaaagaaaggagggcTGAAGGAGCTGTACGGAAAAGGTCCCCAGAATTCCTTCTTCCTTATAAAATTCTGG GCTGACTTGAACTGCAACATCCAGGATGACACTGGGTCTTTCTACGGAGTCACTAGTCAGTACGAGAGCTCAGAGAACATGACCATCACGTGTTCAACGAAGGTCTGCTCCTTTGGGAAGCAGGTGGTCGAGAAAGTTGAG ACTGAATATGCACGGTTTGAGAACGGACGCTTTGTCTACCGGATAAGCCGGTCTCCCATGTGTGAATACATGATCAACTTCATCCATAAGCTAAAACATCTGCCAGAGAAATACATGATGAACAGCGTGCTGGAGAACTTCACAATCTTATTG GTGGTGACGAATAGGGACACCCAGGAGACACTGCTATGTAtggcgtgtgtgtttgaagtttcAAACAGTGAGCACGGCGCCCAGCATCATATCTACAGACTGGTCAAAGAATGA